The DNA region acgcacgcacacacacacacacacacacacacacctacctgGGGTCGAGTAGAGTAGCGTTGCTGTAGAGGGGTTGTTCTTCCACATCAGAAAATCGCCTCCTGACAGCTGCAGCTAAAGTCactttcatagttttgatgccatGGTCATCGTCAGCCTCTCTAGACAGAAATCGCTGCAATACAGTGACAGCAGGAATCACATCTGCTGCCATGGCTTCAGAAGAGCTAACTTTTCGTGTTAACTCCTCAAACGGACCCAGAACCGTTACAACCTTCTCCAGCAGTGCCCACTGGTGAGCCGTGAGATTATCAGGGAGTTCATGTTCGGACACAAAAACTCCTAAAGCCCGTTTCTGCTCAATCAGGGACTGGATCATGTAAAATGTACTGTTCCAGCGGGTCTGTACGTCCTGCTGTAGTCGTTTTGCAGGCTGACCGATCTCTAACTGAATGTCTTCAAGGCAGGAGTAGGCTAGGGGAGAATTTTTAAAATGGCCAACGATTTTGCGTCCGATAGCTAATGCATCAGTAACGCTTCTCTGTGACAAAAGTCCTTCGTGGACCACCAGCTGGAGAGTGTGAGCGGCACAAGGTAGGCTAGGGAGTCCAGCATCATTCGTGCCCTTAATCATATTTTTAGCGTTGTCTCGTAGCACAATGTGGACAGAGGTTTTCGGAATGCACCAGGTCTGAAGCATCCCATCGAACGCGTCTGCTATGGCTTTGCTGGTGTGTGAACCCCGAAACGGCTTTGCTTGTAAGGTGGCGTGGCGAAGAGTAAAGTTGTCATCAATCCACTgtacagttaaactgagcagagACATTGGGCAGACACTGCTTGACCAAATATCTGTTGTAAAACTGACGGTCGAAATGTCACGCAACAGGCCACTGATGTGCTTTTTCACGTCATGAAACACTTTCGGTAGCATAGCGGTAGTAATGTGATGGCGACTCGGAATTTCGTATCGTGGCTCCAGTATGCCAAGAAGATGTCGAAATCCTATATTTTCAACAGCCGACAATGGCTGGTCATCAAGTGCAATAAAGTATGCAATTCCCTCTGTTATTTTTAGTGCCCATGGATTATCTCTGGACATCTTCTCGCGCTTCTGTAAAACCTGTGTTAATGTTGGCTGCTGAGTTACTTGTTTAGCTTGACTAAACTGTGTGTATTCAGCACTATGATGCGTCTTCAGATGTTTAATT from Carassius carassius chromosome 1, fCarCar2.1, whole genome shotgun sequence includes:
- the LOC132160667 gene encoding zinc finger BED domain-containing protein 4-like; the protein is MSAVWAHFKIRDDGSSKADCKLCSAKVSREGKESTSFNTSNLIKHLKTHHSAEYTQFSQAKQVTQQPTLTQVLQKREKMSRDNPWALKITEGIAYFIALDDQPLSAVENIGFRHLLGILEPRYEIPSRHHITTAMLPKVFHDVKKHISGLLRDISTVSFTTDIWSSSVCPMSLLSLTVQWIDDNFTLRHATLQAKPFRGSHTSKAIADAFDGMLQTWCIPKTSVHIVLRDNAKNMIKGTNDAGLPSLPCAAHTLQLVVHEGLLSQRSVTDALAIGRKIVGHFKNSPLAYSCLEDIQLEIGQPAKRLQQDVQTRWNSTFYMIQSLIEQKRALGVFVSEHELPDNLTAHQWALLEKVVTVLGPFEELTRKVSSSEAMAADVIPAVTVLQRFLSREADDDHGIKTMKVTLAAAVRRRFSDVEEQPLYSNATLLDPRYKNLFFFNTNTAANAKEMLMRELLRSSREEENHDLHKPPARKPRRDQQPGQYI